In Oncorhynchus keta strain PuntledgeMale-10-30-2019 chromosome 19, Oket_V2, whole genome shotgun sequence, a single genomic region encodes these proteins:
- the LOC127909654 gene encoding uncharacterized protein LOC127909654 codes for MTKAKAGISHIRCCNGSKPPSPRYLLHQAPSTCYKKHLRYLFHQAPGICSPKPLVLLPQAPGTCFPTPPVLTPEAPSTHSSMTPVHSRQPWYPLVPTGTRSPKPPIAASCTSLVSAPPIPQYLLPSAPVTRSPNPPVPTSQRPHYPLPRSQYLLPSAPLPAPPIPQYLLPSAPLPTPPLPVPASQRPPLPTPRSQYLLPSAPITRSPNPPVPASQRPPLPTPRSQYLLPSAPVTHSPKTPSTCFLAPPLPTPPIPQYLLPSAPVTHSPAPSTCFPAPPVTLLPQAPSTCFPNAPRAPCSL; via the exons ATGACCAAGGCCAAGGCTGGGATCTCACAC ATTAGATGCTGCAATGGCAGCAAGCCCCCAAGCCCCCGGTACCTGCTTCACCAAGCCCCCAGTACCTGCTACAAAAAGCACCTAAGGTACCTATTCCACCAAGCCCCCGGTATCTGCTCCCCCAAGCCCCTGGTTCTGCTCCCCCAAGCCCCCGGTACCTGCTTCCCCACCCCTCCAGTACTCACCCCCGAAGCACCCAGTACCCACTCCTCCATGACCCCAGTGCATTCCCGACAACCCTGGTACCCGCTGGTACCCACTGGTACCCGCTCCCCCAAGCCCCCAATAGCTGCTTCCTGTACGTCCTTGGTATCCGCTCCCCCAATCCCCCAGTATCTGCTTCCCAGCGCCCCCGTTACCCGTTCCCCCAATCCCCCAGTACCTACTTCCCAGCGCCCCCATTACCCACTCCCCCGCTCCCAGTACCTGCTTCCCAGCGCCCCGTTACCTGCTCCCCCAATCCCCCAGTACCTGCTTCCCAGCGCCCCGTTACCCACTCCTCCGCTCCCAGTACCTGCTTCCCAGCGCCCCCCGTTACCCACTCCCCGCTCCCAGTACCTGCTTCCCAGCGCCCCCATTACCCGCTCCCCCAATCCCCCAGTACCTGCTTCCCAGCGCCCCCCGTTACCCACTCCCCGCTCCCAGTACCTGCTTCCCAGCGCCCCTGTTACCCACTCCCCCAAGACTCCCAGTACCTGCTTCCTAGCGCCCCCATTACCCACTCCCCCAATCCCCCAGTACCTGCTTCCCAGTGCCCCCGTTACCCACTCCCCCGCTCCCAGTACCTGCTTCCCAGCGCCCCCCGTTACCCTGCTACCCCAAGCCCCCAGTACCTGCTTCCCAAACGCCCCCCGTGCACCCTGCTccctataa